The Streptococcus parasanguinis genomic sequence TTCAATCCACTGTTTCTCAGCAATTGGAATTAATCTTTCAAGTTCTTCATGAGTAAATAACTCTCTAGTTTCAGGTAAATCAATTAATGATGTGGGACTCTCTTCTATGAATCGTTTCTCACTAGCTTTCTTTTCTTCTTCTGTCGGTGGCCAACAATCGTTCTGCGCTTTAAAATCAATTTCATGTGCCGACCTCTTGCCTAATAAGTATTCGTTAAAATCAGAAGGATTAATTTCAAAGATACGACGAACTGAAGCTACTCCAAACTCTCCAAAAGTGTAGTATTTTCCTTCATGTGTTCGAAAATCATATCCCTTCGGTGACTCAATCTTATCAAAGGCATCAAATTCTTCCCATGTTATTTTAGTTAAACTCGTTCTAGTCGCCTCCTAATTTTCTAATTGTAAATTCTCCCCACGGAACTTCATCAATGATTGCTTCTGGCATATTTCCTGGGAAGGTTTGTCCTCCTGGTTTCCAAAAATCTTCAAAAGCAGATGCTTCATTTCCGCTTGGAATTCTTGTATGAGATTGATGAAATGCTTCTAATTTTAAAATTTGATGCATTTACTATGATTCCAAGTTTTCTATTTGATTTAAAAGCTCCCATAATCTATTATTGTAGGCTTCAATTTCTTCATTAATTTTTAGTCGTTCCAAATAATCATTCTTCCAAACAAAAAAGTCTGATAGACCTCCTCTTGGAGGATAAAGGATATCTTTAATTTCTCTTATTGTAGGGAGTGAGTCACCATTTTCCAATGCACATTCTAATCCTTGTAGAAATGAAATTTGTACATGAATTGTCCCATCATTGTATTGATTTAATAGTGGTAATATTAATTTGATATTATCTAATAATTCTTTTCGTTTCATTTCTTTCCTCACTAATTTAATGGTTTTGAGCTAATAACCTCTACACCTTCTATTTTCCACGGAGTTTCAATAAAAATTTGTTCATATTCCAAACCACCTTGATAGATGCCTCCTTGACTCGCAACAGGTCCTCTGTATATTGTTGTGCCAGCTGGTATTTTTATTTCGTAAACTGTATTTAAAGGAGAGCTGCCAGTGTAGTTTCCTGAACGATCTGTCCAAATTGGTTTTACTGCCGTATTTATTCTAACTTCTATCTCAGAATGTGGGGCTGATTCTGTAAACCATTGCCCTAGCGGATTGCTTTGGTCGCCAGTTCGGTATAATATTTTAGGAGACTTCAAAACTTCAACATCATACCGTCCCCCATAAAAATTAACATTAGGCTGACCTCTTAAATCATTTAGTGGACCAGGATTTGTATATGAATTATATTCATAAGTTTGCAAATCGGGATATTTAGATCGAATATTATTTACTACTGGTCCCTCAACATCTAAATTCTTAGGTGCAGGCTGAGGCTTGACTACCGGCTGAAGCCTCGTGGTTGAAAAGTCTTTAAACCCTGAACTCTCCCTCGCAAGCCTGCTTTCTTCTATATTTCGTAAAATATGTTCACGCTCATAAGGTCTCGTGGTTTCTGTTATAGTTTTACCATTGATATCTACCTTATGGTTCACCTCAGGAATTACTGGTTTCCTATTGAAGACAGGAATCTTCCCTTTTACCTTACTATATACATCCAAGAACGTTGTATAGGGTTTATTGTAGTACTGATTATATCCAACATAAGTGGTTACCTTAAGGTAGCTCCTTAAAACTTTGTCCTATTTTTAATTTTCTACTATGTAAACTTGAAAACTCTTGACCTTACTGCCAACAACATGCTTTTCAACATCGCATTCCCACCAAGGAAGAATATCTTCTTCCAAAATTTCTAAAAATAAGTCTTTAGATGATAAGTCATCTTTTAAGAAGCTATCATAATTTTCAAGAATAAAGTTGTATTCTTCAGCTTTTATCCATGATAAGTCTGTCAGCCAATCTGTAATAGATGACCAATTATTGGCATCAGGAAGTCCGACATTTTTTTCAAGAAAACGAAATAGTTCTTCTTTGTTTTGGATCTGCTTCCCATCAAAATTTGCTACAAAGCCACTGAAAGGCAATCGATCTTGCATTTCAAGTTTCGTAATGTAATGAATTCTATTTTTCAGGATTTCAAACCTCTATTCTATTTTTTTAAAATGTTTTATAATGGTCTTCTGTTTTGAGTAAAATCTATTTTTGAATATCGATTTGAAAAAATAGGTTGATTCAAACTAAACTTGCTGGTTGCTGAGGAGGCCACATAACCTCCTACGATGTTCCCGATAAAGTTTGCGGTTTGAACATCTTCTTCGCTTCCACCTAGGAGTTTGGTCCCATGATAGACAACCTGACCACCTGTATAGAGATTTATTTCTCTTAGAATACAATATAATTATACAAAGTCTAATTGAATAGTTTGATTGCTCTCCATTTTTTTAGCTGTATTAATAATATTTTCTATTTCTCTTTGAGTTATCGGAAGATTCTCATGAGGAGGCTCCCATTGTGTCATACTATCTTTATAAACAACAAATTTTTTATTGATCAGCAATTCTCCTTGTGCTTTTAAGAGGAAACCATTCTCTAAATCAAAAGTAATTGTTGATCTTGTTCCTGTAATTTTCATTTCTACCTCTCGAATATAATTTTTTCTACCCCTGTTTTAGGATCTATTGTTGTAACCTTAGTAACATTTGGATTGGCCTTCAATCTTGGTAGTTCGATGTTTTCCCAAATATTTCCTGGTCGTAGTTCGCTACCAACTACAGCTCTTATTTCACCAGATACTTGCTCTGCGTAAACATTCGAAGCTTCCTCCCAAGCTGTTACACTTGAAGGAGTATTAAAATCCCATTCAGGCATTACAATGTTCGTATCATCAATCGTAGATTCTAATGTAACTCCTCCTTTATTTTTTGCTATTTTTTTCGCAACATCCATTCCTCCAATGCCATCTGTTCGTCCTGACCAGAAAAAAGCCGTATCTGGATCAGTTTTCAATCTACCTCTTATTAACTCAACATCAAAGTCAGTTTGAGTAAAATCTATTTTTGAATATCTATTTGAAAAAACAGGAATTACTGGTTTCCTATTGAAGACAGGAATCTTCCCTTTTACCTTACTATATACATCCAAGAACGTTGTATAGGGTTTATTGTAGTACTGATTATATCCAACATAAGATGTATACAAGGTAATTGCTAGTTGGAGGCTATCAGTAAAACCTCTCACCTTCTTGATATTTTTTGCACGATTGATTTCTTCCTGTGTAGCAGGTTTACCTGTAAAAGGATCAATACCTTCTTCAATTATATAATAATCATATTTAGTTTGAAAAGCAGGATCTCGCCAACTGAGCATTTTTTGACTATCTAAAAAGAAATAACGGTCTAGTAGGTAATGATAATTAGCTCGCTCTGTTTCAGATTTAAATAGTTGTGCATATGGATTCACATGAGCCATGGAGATCAATGTTTTAAGTTCAGGGTAGGCCTCTTCTAACGCTTCTTGATCCATTGCATCGATACGTTTCTTAAATTTGGAGTCCACCTTGGCTAATTCTGAAGGTGATAACCCTAAATGATCATCCTTAACTTCATTATATCTCTTCCATAACAATTTGAGATCATTCATATCCCACTTGGAGAGAACCACATCACCCTGCCCCATAGTCGTAAATCTTTTATAGGCTTGAATCACCCCTCCATACTCTTCCTCCAGTTCTGCATGTGACATTTTTGAGAGTTTGTCTTCTAACGTTTCAACCTTCGGATTCTTCACTTTGTTTAGGATTGCTTGATGTTTTTGCCATCCTAAAGAGATTGTTTGCTTCCATGATAGATCAGCTCCATTACTTGGGGGCAAGTAGGTTCCACTGGCAGCATCTCCTGTCGCTAGCAGTTCTTTTGTTTAAATTAACACGCCTACAGAATCATCCTAATATCAAATTTTTTTGAGAAATACATGGACAAACCTCTTCTAAATTAATAAACTGACTTCATCATATGCTATAATTTAGTTATATTTTACAAAAATGAAAGTTTCTAACTAATGCCCCTATTTGCTCATTAATGTAACTGGGCTGTTATGTCATTATCAGTTTTATGTTATAGCTTTATCAAGGAGTTTCGTCTATGTTTCAATACCTTAAGCCTTTGCGCTGGTATCTTTTCTTTAATTTTCTCTTTAGTGGCCTGTCCAATATTTGTACGGCTCTTCTTCCATACTTTACACAAGAGTTAATTCGTGGCCACTATCAAATAGCTTTGTCAGGTTATTGCATCGCAGTTATAGGTTACCTGACTTGCAACTACATCCAAATGCGACTTGACTGGAAACAGGCCATTCTCTTTTCGACAAATCTAAAGAACGATTGGTTTCAATCTCTTTTAGGACTTGCCCACCATGATTTCAAGCAGAAAACAGTCGCAGAATACATTTCTTATCAATCTAATGATCTTGACTCACTGGAAAAAGATTATCTACCTCCACTGATGAGTTTTTTTAAGCAGATTCTACGAATTTTGATTTATACCATCATTATTACCAGAACGATCAATCCTATAGTGGCACTGATCCTACTGATTTCAACAGCCATCAGTATTCAAATTCCAAAGATCGTTGGTCAATTGACTGCGAAGCGTAGACAAACCTATCTTGAAAAGCAAGGTGATTATTATCGGACCTTGGAGGATCTATTCCGAGGACATCACCTAGTTAACAAACTTACTCTACCTCATTTTATAGAGCAACAAAGAAGTTCTCTCAAAAACTTGCAGGATAAGTATCTTGGGTATGGTTTGACTAAAATTACAGGTATTCTCTTGACGGGTATTTCTTTTGAATTCATTAGCCTTATTCTCTTTTCCTATCTAGCTTACTCTCTATATCATCATCAAATTGGTATCCCTGAGGTGGTTGCAAGTTTTGGTTATATTACAGCCTTCTCAGAACCAATTCAAGAAATCCTTTACGATCTGCAAATGTTGGAGTCGGTAAAACCTGTAATTAAAAGCTTTCAAACTATTGTTAAGCATCCATCTTCAATTCAGTCACCACAGCCTTCCTTTGAAACGATCACATTGAAGAATCTTTCTAAACAACTTGGGGAATCAACATTGAAGATTTCTTTTGCCACCATTCACAAAGGAGATAAGATTGCCCTCATAGGAGAGAACGGATCAGGTAAGAGTAGCCTGCTCAATATTTTAAATGGTACGGATGAGGATTTCCAAGGCGAGATCTTGCTGAATGATCTTCCTCTAAATCAGCTTTGGGGAAGATTTGGCCTGATCTTGCAACAAGAGCATAGCTTCATCTCTAGTTATGAAAATAATGTTACGCTATTCAATACTTTCCCCGCAGAGTTTAAGGATGCGGAATTCGAAGCAACACCTCCTCAATCCCTGTCAGGTGGTCAACAACAACGTATGTACCTCAATCGAGAAAAAAACCGCCAGAGTCCATTAGTTATTATGGATGAACCTTTTTCAGCCTTGGATGCTCATCAGTTCGAGGCAGAATTGAAAAAAGTACTAGACTTACCGTGTGCTGTCATCATTACTTTACACCGACAGAATGAAGCACTGAAGAACTTTGACCAGGTCTGGGAAATTAGATCTGGAGAACTAATCATTCAAAAAAATGAGTAGACTTGCTTTCTCACGAAGATTTGTTTTACCATGATCAATACATCATCAGGCACAGATAGATTGAGGTCATCTTAACCTCAAAAAGAGAGTGGGACAGAAATCGGTAATTCGTTAGAAATCGATTTCGTCGTCCTACCTCCGCACAGTTGAGTAGGGCTGTAAAAGCTGATGAAATCAGCGTAGTAGAGCCCACTCAACCACTGCGTCTTGCTCGACAATCCAAA encodes the following:
- a CDS encoding barstar family protein, giving the protein MQDRLPFSGFVANFDGKQIQNKEELFRFLEKNVGLPDANNWSSITDWLTDLSWIKAEEYNFILENYDSFLKDDLSSKDLFLEILEEDILPWWECDVEKHVVGSKVKSFQVYIVEN
- a CDS encoding ATP-binding cassette domain-containing protein; its protein translation is MFQYLKPLRWYLFFNFLFSGLSNICTALLPYFTQELIRGHYQIALSGYCIAVIGYLTCNYIQMRLDWKQAILFSTNLKNDWFQSLLGLAHHDFKQKTVAEYISYQSNDLDSLEKDYLPPLMSFFKQILRILIYTIIITRTINPIVALILLISTAISIQIPKIVGQLTAKRRQTYLEKQGDYYRTLEDLFRGHHLVNKLTLPHFIEQQRSSLKNLQDKYLGYGLTKITGILLTGISFEFISLILFSYLAYSLYHHQIGIPEVVASFGYITAFSEPIQEILYDLQMLESVKPVIKSFQTIVKHPSSIQSPQPSFETITLKNLSKQLGESTLKISFATIHKGDKIALIGENGSGKSSLLNILNGTDEDFQGEILLNDLPLNQLWGRFGLILQQEHSFISSYENNVTLFNTFPAEFKDAEFEATPPQSLSGGQQQRMYLNREKNRQSPLVIMDEPFSALDAHQFEAELKKVLDLPCAVIITLHRQNEALKNFDQVWEIRSGELIIQKNE
- a CDS encoding Imm74 family immunity protein yields the protein MKITGTRSTITFDLENGFLLKAQGELLINKKFVVYKDSMTQWEPPHENLPITQREIENIINTAKKMESNQTIQLDFV